The nucleotide sequence ACCACAGGAAGATTACTTAATTGCAGTGAGGAACTTCCCAGTCCCAGAAACAAGAACAAATGTAAGACAATTCCTtgggaaaataaattaccaCCATAAATTCATCCCACGCATGGCACAAATCTCAGATCCATTACATAATCTTCTGAGGAAAAATGTAAGATTTGTTTGGTCGAAGGAATGTCAAGATTCAtttgagaaaattaaaacattgctTTGTTCGGAACCGGTTCTAAAAATTTTTGATCCAAATTcaccaattaaaatttatactgaTGCAAGTATCAAAGGAGTTGGAGCTGTGTTGAAGCAAgaagatgaaaataaaaattataaacctgtagcatatttttcgaaaaaattgaatgaggcacaaaagaaaaagaaagcgATATACCTAGAATGTATAGCCATAAAAGAAGCAGTGAAATATTGGCAACACTGGCTGCTTGGGAAACAATTCACGGTATACACGGATCACAAACCTCTAGAAAACTTGAACATAAAATCTAGGACAGATGAAGAgtgaacatattatttatctcaATATGATTTTACGATAAAATACAATCCTGGAAAATCAAATCAAGAAGCAGACTGCCTAAGCAGGAATCCTGTTTTAGAACCAAATGATAACACAGACGACATCCTGGAAGTCGTAAATCTTATAAGTCTCGAAGACATAAAAAAGGACCAAAATGAGAACATGtcctttaaagaaaaaaagaaagacattgtattaaaaaatggcatttattacaaaatgttaaaaggAAAAGACAAAATACTATTGTCTGAAAACCTcagtaaaatattgataaaagaaaTACACGACACTTACTGTCATTTAGGAAGATCACAAATGATCAATAAGATAACTCCATTTTATTCAGCAACCAACatgataatgaatataaaaaaaatttgtgatAATTGTTCTATATGTCAAAAGAACAaatcaagaaaaaaatcaaaatatgggTTCCTATCACATTTAGGCCCAGCTACCTACCCATTCGAAATTATGTCCATCGATACCATTGGTGGATTTGGGGGTTCACgatcaacaaaaaaatatttacacctTTTGGTTGATCACTTTACTAGATACGCTTATATTTTAACGTCGAAAAACCAAAACGCAAAtgactttataaaattaacaatgaaaGTGACAGAAAGTAACGATATAGGAACAATACTAACAGATCAATACCCTGGCATAAATTCAAAGGagtataaaaattttttaaagcagaagaacataaaaatgatttttactgCCGTAGACGCCCCATTTTCAAATGGGCTTAATGAAAGATTAAATCAAACtctggtaaataaaataagatgcaaaataaatgaaaacgagaataaaaatacatggtCATCAATAGCTCAAGAATGTGTTAGAAGATACAATGAAACGGAACACACGGTTACTGGATTTGCGCCGAAATACTTAATGGAAGGTGAAAGTGTCAATATTTTGCCCCACGAATTGAAGACAAATTGTACGAAGGAAGATCTAGGAAGAGATCGACAATTGGCATATGAAAACACCAAAAAGTCCCACAATCAAAATGCAGAACGATACAACAAACACAGGAAAGAAATTACATTGAATGCTGGGGACTTGGTATATGTGGAAAATGGAAACCGCCTCAATAGGAAAAAGCTGGACGAAATAAGAATCGGaccatacaaaatactaaagaGAATCTCAAATTCAATCTATGAGGTTGATACCGGACACAAGAAAACAGAATCAAACCTTtttcatataacaaaaataattccgGTGGCTGACGATACGACTTGACGAACAATCACATATATGTTATGTGTTTGTTCTCCTTCGGGGGGGGgagatataaagaaaataacgaCTCCCATTTGTGTGAGACGTGGTCATCTTTATGTTTGAATTTGCCGCGTTTCGCACAGACTCGGGTTATCGATGGACATGACATATTATATGACATAACAACATGAATACTC is from Pieris rapae chromosome 7, ilPieRapa1.1, whole genome shotgun sequence and encodes:
- the LOC123689331 gene encoding uncharacterized protein LOC123689331, whose protein sequence is MSFKEKKKDIVLKNGIYYKMLKGKDKILLSENLSKILIKEIHDTYCHLGRSQMINKITPFYSATNMIMNIKKICDNCSICQKNKSRKKSKYGFLSHLGPATYPFEIMSIDTIGGFGGSRSTKKYLHLLVDHFTRYAYILTSKNQNANDFIKLTMKVTESNDIGTILTDQYPGINSKEYKNFLKQKNIKMIFTAVDAPFSNGLNERLNQTLVNKIRCKINENENKNTWSSIAQECVRRYNETEHTVTGFAPKYLMEGESVNILPHELKTNCTKEDLGRDRQLAYENTKKSHNQNAERYNKHRKEITLNAGDLVYVENGNRLNRKKLDEIRIGPYKILKRISNSIYEVDTGHKKTESNLFHITKIIPVADDTT